Proteins from a single region of Chryseobacterium scophthalmum:
- a CDS encoding GIN domain-containing protein has product MKTLAILFLTTFATQAFQASANPNFYIENQSIKSSQIETKTIALEHFDGIASDMVFDVEVVKSNEEKVVIKSNYLQFVEVNVKNSVLKIAYKRGQSLENVDTKIIVYAKDIKSVSAGIGSIVKIKNDFDIQKFSTVSGGKIYGDSNAKKVTINTESGSLVSGTINTENLVLNSRSASTIDIQGKISKAIINSEQASKVIATKAIITEALVDARSASSVSLSVSKELTASANSLAKIRYKTLSGIKFSASRDSGGTIDTL; this is encoded by the coding sequence ATGAAAACTTTAGCAATATTATTTCTTACAACCTTTGCAACACAGGCTTTTCAGGCTTCTGCAAACCCCAATTTTTATATAGAAAATCAAAGTATCAAGTCTTCTCAAATTGAAACAAAAACCATTGCCTTAGAACATTTTGATGGCATTGCTTCTGATATGGTTTTTGATGTAGAAGTGGTAAAATCTAACGAAGAAAAAGTTGTGATTAAAAGCAATTATCTTCAATTCGTAGAAGTAAATGTGAAAAACAGTGTATTGAAAATCGCCTACAAAAGAGGACAGTCTTTAGAAAACGTGGATACTAAAATTATTGTTTATGCAAAAGATATCAAATCTGTGAGCGCAGGAATTGGCTCTATTGTAAAAATTAAGAATGATTTTGATATTCAAAAATTTTCTACAGTGAGTGGAGGAAAAATTTATGGTGATTCTAATGCTAAAAAAGTAACAATCAATACAGAGTCCGGAAGCTTGGTTTCAGGAACTATCAATACAGAAAACCTTGTACTGAATTCAAGATCAGCAAGCACAATAGATATTCAGGGCAAAATTTCAAAAGCAATAATCAATTCAGAACAGGCTTCTAAAGTTATTGCTACCAAAGCTATTATTACCGAAGCATTAGTAGACGCAAGATCGGCTTCTTCGGTAAGTTTAAGTGTGTCTAAAGAATTGACAGCATCTGCAAATTCATTAGCAAAAATCAGATACAAAACCTTGTCAGGAATCAAATTTTCTGCAAGCAGGGATTCTGGTGGAACGATTGATACGCTGTAA
- a CDS encoding ABC transporter permease — MLQNWLKIAFINYKKNWLSTIINLFGLTIGLTGFMLILMHWNDEESFEKWNPKKDNIYYFQTYYKKDNIYGGAISIPLAENALKRISEVQDYVLMSGSDIAYKMTTKNKTAYQEGGLAASENFFNLFPFKLVTGSYNDVFKNDNNIAISNVVAKNLFGKTEVAGETIKINKTDYIVTAVYELPKGNSQIKPDFIFKPAEQLKNDKESWGNFNYGGFFLLKKGADPRSFEKKFLDIIMLRAKINSKDAGMTPQQFIDTYGPTDSLLTPLDKIKLHAESTWFGNPDFKSLMILFTLSVLIVILSAINFINLKTAQASQRAKEIGVRKAIGSTKSSLIVQFLMETFLICFASYLLSLALTELLLPSLNKFYNKEIVMSDWRIYFYSFAMVALVTIVSGLIPALYLSNFKAIETLKGNFARSKNGVWLRNGILTLQLIISSFFIIGGLIVNQQVKHMMDKDLGFNGKQIFQINFNEDNNGKPWLKYERLRTEMAKIPGVESVSFAEAPPGTSNQSSSNMDYLNTSIQARHGSMDHNYLQFMGVKLLKGRWLDPKLSSDTINNALVNEAFLRKFGWTDEQAMKREVRPGFDNKAYHIVGITKDFNVRSLKSEVEPMIFFHYRETTWKRYNVNNIQLKLKADDIDGTVKRLKTYWKDNAEPGYPFSSYFIDKQFAKTFETYQKQQTLFTILNAMVLMVALLGLFALSSLMIEQKLKDVAIKKTLGASDGTLIVGLTKQFLWITLIAVLISIPISYYLMNEWLKDFAYRIDMPVLPFILSMILLLILTFAVVSIKAYQATKVNLVKYLKYE, encoded by the coding sequence ATGCTACAAAACTGGCTCAAAATTGCCTTCATCAATTATAAAAAGAATTGGCTTTCCACAATAATCAATTTGTTTGGATTGACGATTGGGCTTACCGGATTTATGCTCATTCTGATGCATTGGAATGATGAAGAATCTTTCGAAAAATGGAATCCTAAGAAGGATAATATTTATTATTTTCAGACGTATTACAAAAAAGATAATATTTATGGCGGTGCTATTTCGATACCTTTAGCTGAAAATGCATTGAAGCGAATCTCTGAAGTTCAGGATTATGTTTTGATGAGCGGTTCTGATATCGCTTATAAGATGACCACAAAAAACAAAACAGCTTATCAAGAAGGTGGGCTTGCTGCGTCGGAGAATTTTTTCAATCTGTTTCCATTCAAATTGGTGACTGGAAGCTATAATGACGTTTTTAAAAATGATAACAATATTGCTATTTCTAATGTTGTGGCAAAAAATCTTTTTGGTAAAACTGAAGTTGCGGGCGAAACGATTAAAATTAATAAAACAGATTACATCGTTACAGCGGTTTATGAGTTACCGAAAGGAAACAGCCAGATAAAACCGGATTTTATTTTCAAACCTGCAGAACAGTTGAAAAATGATAAAGAATCTTGGGGTAATTTCAATTATGGAGGTTTTTTTCTGTTGAAAAAAGGAGCAGACCCGAGAAGTTTTGAGAAAAAATTTCTTGATATCATTATGCTGCGTGCGAAAATAAACTCTAAAGATGCAGGAATGACACCTCAGCAATTTATTGATACGTATGGACCAACTGATTCATTGCTTACACCGCTAGATAAAATAAAATTGCATGCAGAATCAACTTGGTTTGGGAACCCGGATTTCAAGTCATTAATGATCTTATTCACACTTTCGGTTCTGATTGTGATTTTATCAGCCATTAATTTTATCAATTTAAAAACAGCACAAGCTTCTCAAAGAGCCAAAGAAATAGGGGTAAGAAAAGCGATTGGAAGTACAAAATCCAGCCTTATAGTTCAGTTTCTGATGGAAACTTTTTTAATCTGTTTTGCTTCATATCTTCTTTCTTTGGCTTTAACAGAACTTCTCTTACCAAGTCTCAATAAGTTTTATAATAAAGAAATTGTGATGAGCGATTGGCGCATTTACTTCTATTCGTTTGCGATGGTGGCTTTAGTGACGATTGTTTCCGGGCTCATTCCGGCTTTATATTTATCTAATTTCAAAGCGATAGAAACCTTAAAAGGAAATTTTGCCAGAAGTAAAAATGGTGTTTGGCTGAGAAACGGAATTCTGACTCTGCAACTAATTATTTCTTCTTTTTTCATTATCGGTGGATTGATTGTCAATCAGCAGGTGAAACATATGATGGATAAAGATTTAGGCTTCAACGGGAAACAGATTTTTCAAATCAATTTTAATGAAGATAACAATGGAAAACCTTGGCTGAAATATGAAAGACTTAGAACCGAAATGGCAAAAATTCCTGGTGTAGAAAGTGTTTCATTTGCGGAAGCGCCTCCCGGAACCAGTAATCAGAGCAGTTCTAATATGGATTATTTGAATACGAGTATTCAGGCTCGTCACGGCTCTATGGATCATAATTATCTTCAGTTTATGGGTGTTAAATTGCTTAAAGGACGTTGGCTGGACCCAAAATTATCATCAGATACAATTAATAATGCCTTGGTAAATGAAGCTTTTCTTAGAAAATTTGGCTGGACAGATGAACAGGCAATGAAAAGAGAAGTCAGACCGGGGTTTGACAACAAAGCTTATCACATTGTAGGAATAACAAAAGATTTCAACGTCAGAAGTTTGAAGAGCGAAGTAGAACCCATGATATTTTTTCATTACAGAGAAACTACCTGGAAAAGATATAATGTAAACAATATTCAGTTGAAATTAAAAGCAGACGATATTGACGGAACTGTAAAAAGACTGAAAACGTATTGGAAAGATAATGCAGAACCGGGTTATCCATTCAGCTCTTATTTTATAGATAAACAATTTGCAAAAACTTTTGAAACGTATCAGAAACAGCAGACGCTTTTCACGATTTTGAACGCGATGGTTTTAATGGTGGCTTTACTTGGACTATTCGCTTTGTCATCATTAATGATCGAGCAAAAATTAAAAGATGTAGCGATCAAAAAAACTTTGGGTGCATCAGACGGAACTTTGATTGTAGGATTAACGAAACAATTCCTTTGGATTACCTTAATTGCTGTTCTGATAAGCATTCCTATAAGTTATTATCTGATGAATGAGTGGCTGAAAGATTTCGCATACCGAATTGATATGCCGGTTTTACCATTCATTTTAAGTATGATTTTATTATTGATTTTAACTTTCGCAGTGGTGAGTATTAAA
- a CDS encoding ABC transporter ATP-binding protein — translation MINIQNLSKVYKTEDVQTNALNNVSLQIKEGEFVAIMGPSGCGKSTFLNILGLLDSASSGSYQFESIETIGTSEKKKSEIRKKNIGFIFQNFNLIDELTVYENIELPLIYNGVSSSERKKRVEEIMEKINIAHRAKHYPQQLSGGQQQRAAVARALVTKPKLILADEPTGNLDSSNGNEVMNLLAELHREGSTIAMVTHSSYDAGYASRIVNMKDGEIFSEEHSSQRKDVFEKADAKNFA, via the coding sequence ATGATAAATATTCAAAACCTTTCAAAAGTATATAAAACGGAAGACGTACAAACCAATGCGCTTAATAATGTAAGCCTGCAAATCAAAGAAGGTGAATTCGTTGCGATAATGGGACCTTCTGGTTGCGGAAAATCTACTTTTCTTAATATTCTTGGTTTATTAGACAGCGCTTCTTCCGGTTCTTATCAGTTTGAATCTATTGAAACAATCGGAACTTCCGAAAAGAAAAAATCTGAAATCAGAAAGAAAAATATAGGCTTTATCTTCCAGAATTTTAATCTGATTGATGAATTAACAGTTTATGAAAATATAGAATTGCCTTTAATTTACAACGGAGTTTCTTCTTCAGAAAGAAAAAAACGCGTGGAAGAAATTATGGAGAAAATTAACATTGCGCACAGGGCAAAACATTATCCACAGCAACTTTCCGGAGGCCAGCAACAAAGAGCTGCCGTTGCGAGAGCTTTGGTTACAAAACCAAAACTGATTCTTGCCGATGAACCAACAGGAAATCTCGACAGTTCTAACGGAAATGAAGTGATGAATCTTTTGGCAGAACTTCACAGAGAGGGCTCTACAATTGCGATGGTAACGCACTCTTCTTACGACGCAGGTTATGCATCCAGAATCGTGAATATGAAAGATGGTGAGATTTTCTCTGAGGAACATTCTTCCCAAAGAAAAGATGTTTTCGAAAAAGCAGATGCCAAAAACTTCGCGTAA
- a CDS encoding ABC transporter ATP-binding protein translates to MSLQVINLTKKFGEQTALNNININIDKSEIIGLLGPNGAGKSTLMKSIVGALKIDEGEIIFNGKNISEYEIESKKNIGFLPENNPLYLEMYVKEYLQFVANIHKISEARVDEVIELVGITPEKSKKIGQLSKGYKQRVGLAQAIIHQPDLLILDEPTNGLDPNQILEIRNVVKEIGKEKTVLLSTHIMQEVEALCTRVILIHQGNIIQDCNINDFKGKFESLEDAFASYTQDFKVEVETKA, encoded by the coding sequence ATGTCTCTTCAGGTAATTAATCTAACAAAGAAATTTGGTGAGCAGACTGCTCTAAACAACATCAACATCAACATTGATAAAAGTGAAATCATCGGTCTTTTGGGTCCTAACGGAGCCGGAAAATCTACTTTGATGAAATCTATTGTCGGTGCACTGAAAATTGATGAAGGTGAAATTATCTTTAACGGAAAAAATATTTCAGAGTACGAAATTGAAAGCAAAAAAAATATAGGATTTCTTCCTGAAAACAATCCGCTTTACCTGGAAATGTATGTAAAAGAATATCTGCAGTTTGTTGCCAATATTCATAAAATTTCTGAAGCCAGAGTTGATGAGGTGATAGAATTGGTCGGAATAACTCCCGAAAAATCTAAAAAAATCGGTCAGCTTTCTAAAGGTTACAAGCAAAGAGTTGGTTTGGCGCAGGCAATTATTCATCAACCCGATTTATTGATCTTAGATGAGCCAACGAACGGCTTAGATCCCAATCAGATTTTAGAAATCAGAAATGTGGTGAAAGAAATCGGGAAAGAAAAAACAGTTTTACTTTCTACACACATTATGCAGGAGGTTGAAGCGCTTTGCACAAGAGTAATTCTTATTCATCAGGGAAATATCATTCAGGATTGTAATATTAATGACTTTAAAGGAAAATTTGAGAGTTTAGAAGATGCTTTTGCGAGTTATACGCAGGATTTTAAGGTTGAAGTTGAGACTAAGGCTTAA
- a CDS encoding sigma-54-dependent transcriptional regulator, with the protein MRKKEAHILIVDDDEDILFSAKVWLKKFFTEVSCLSQPKNILKFLTEQQVDAVLLDMNFRKGFESGKDGLYWMQEIKTLEPQLPIILMTAYGEVELAVEALKNGASDFILKPWNNEKLFASVNLAVDISRKNKKLNQWENVSIKTNQYQLETQSFAMQEVMDQITRVAPTDANILLLGENGTGKYVLAEHIHELSERINQPFVHIDLGSLSESLFEAELFGYKKGAFTDANQDYSGKIENAQNGTVFLDEIGNLPLHLQTKLLSLIQNRKLSRIGESKERLLDVRFIFATNENLKKAVSENRFRKDLYYRINTVELQIPSLRNRLEDIPTLANYFLDKYKQKYHKPDLVLNESLINELITYSWPGNIRELDHCIERSVILSNEKNLKLLMPQDEESEKTIVNLNIEEMEGILIKKALKKHRGNISLAAEDLGLSRAALYRRMEKFEL; encoded by the coding sequence ATGCGAAAAAAAGAAGCTCATATTTTAATTGTGGATGATGACGAAGATATTTTGTTTTCGGCAAAAGTGTGGCTGAAGAAATTTTTCACGGAAGTGAGCTGTCTCAGTCAGCCAAAAAATATTTTGAAGTTTTTAACCGAGCAACAGGTTGATGCAGTTCTTCTTGATATGAATTTCAGGAAAGGTTTTGAAAGCGGAAAAGACGGTTTGTATTGGATGCAGGAAATTAAAACCTTAGAACCGCAACTTCCAATCATTCTAATGACCGCTTATGGTGAAGTAGAATTAGCAGTTGAAGCATTGAAAAATGGTGCTTCTGATTTTATTTTAAAACCCTGGAATAACGAAAAGTTGTTCGCCTCCGTTAATCTCGCTGTCGATATTTCCCGAAAAAATAAAAAGCTCAATCAATGGGAAAATGTGAGCATCAAAACCAATCAATATCAACTGGAAACGCAATCTTTTGCAATGCAGGAAGTGATGGATCAGATTACGAGAGTTGCGCCAACTGATGCAAATATTTTACTTTTAGGTGAAAACGGAACCGGAAAATACGTTCTTGCAGAACACATCCACGAATTGTCTGAAAGAATAAATCAGCCTTTTGTCCACATCGATTTAGGAAGCCTTTCAGAAAGTTTGTTTGAAGCTGAATTATTTGGGTACAAAAAAGGAGCGTTTACAGATGCCAATCAGGATTATTCCGGAAAGATTGAAAATGCTCAAAATGGAACGGTTTTTCTTGATGAGATTGGAAATCTTCCGCTTCATCTTCAAACCAAATTATTAAGTTTGATTCAGAACCGAAAATTGTCAAGAATCGGTGAAAGTAAAGAGAGATTACTGGACGTAAGATTTATTTTTGCAACGAACGAAAATCTTAAAAAAGCAGTTTCAGAAAACAGATTCAGGAAGGATTTGTATTACAGAATCAATACGGTTGAATTGCAAATTCCGAGTCTGAGAAATCGATTGGAAGATATTCCGACTTTAGCCAATTATTTTTTAGATAAATATAAACAGAAATATCACAAACCAGATTTAGTTTTAAATGAATCTTTGATTAACGAATTAATCACTTATTCCTGGCCTGGAAACATTCGTGAACTCGATCATTGCATTGAGCGAAGCGTGATTCTTTCTAATGAGAAAAATCTGAAATTGTTGATGCCTCAAGATGAAGAATCAGAAAAAACAATCGTCAATCTCAACATCGAAGAAATGGAAGGAATTCTGATTAAAAAAGCATTAAAAAAACATCGTGGAAATATATCTCTTGCCGCAGAAGATTTGGGATTATCAAGAGCCGCGTTGTATAGAAGAATGGAAAAATTTGAATTGTGA
- a CDS encoding efflux RND transporter periplasmic adaptor subunit, translated as MDTKIVKKKSKLKLILIIIASALAVLIFGWYFLNQKKTFNVKLEDIQTDVVTKGKFEDMLMVTAQTQSLNSSLVNVLEGGAVKEIFAEDGQMLTKGQPIARVYNPNTEFNYLNQETGIMQQISQMRSSLLELKNQEFNQDKELLQSQNDYNTALQAYNLQKRLYDAEIGKKTDYDMASQNLNYQKQRKQIVEKGSANEKTSRNSQFAAINNSINQMEKSLDILRSNKNNFLIMAPVSGRLSSFNISLGQNLTTGESIGKIDLMGGYKLIAKVDEYYINKLQVGIKGSLESNAKQYEVIISKILPEVKDGQFSVELNFIDAKIENLKIGMTFGVKLKLSADTQSMMIPKGNFYKDTNGKWIFVLKNNKAEKRDISLGRENPMYYEVVSGLKAGETVITSDYSELKKYEILDIKK; from the coding sequence ATGGATACGAAAATAGTAAAAAAGAAGTCTAAACTAAAATTAATATTAATCATCATAGCTTCTGCGTTGGCAGTTTTGATTTTTGGATGGTACTTTCTCAATCAGAAAAAAACATTTAATGTAAAGTTAGAAGATATTCAAACTGATGTGGTGACGAAAGGAAAATTTGAAGATATGTTGATGGTAACAGCACAAACGCAATCTCTAAATTCTTCTTTAGTGAATGTTTTAGAAGGTGGCGCTGTGAAAGAGATTTTTGCAGAAGACGGACAAATGCTAACAAAAGGACAACCTATTGCGAGAGTTTACAATCCGAATACAGAATTTAATTACTTGAATCAGGAAACCGGGATTATGCAGCAAATAAGCCAAATGAGAAGTTCTCTTTTAGAATTAAAAAACCAGGAATTCAATCAGGATAAAGAATTATTGCAGTCTCAGAATGATTATAATACGGCTTTGCAGGCTTATAATCTTCAGAAAAGATTGTACGATGCAGAAATCGGAAAGAAAACCGATTATGATATGGCTTCCCAAAATCTTAATTATCAGAAACAAAGAAAACAAATTGTGGAAAAAGGGAGTGCCAATGAAAAAACATCCAGAAATTCTCAGTTTGCAGCCATTAATAATTCGATTAACCAAATGGAAAAAAGTTTGGATATTTTGCGCTCTAATAAAAATAATTTCCTAATTATGGCGCCGGTTTCCGGAAGGTTATCTTCATTTAACATTTCGCTGGGACAAAATTTGACAACCGGTGAAAGCATCGGAAAAATAGATTTGATGGGCGGTTACAAACTAATTGCAAAAGTAGATGAATATTATATCAACAAACTTCAAGTCGGAATTAAAGGAAGTTTGGAAAGCAATGCTAAACAGTATGAAGTGATTATTTCAAAAATTCTTCCAGAAGTAAAAGACGGACAGTTTTCTGTGGAACTAAATTTTATCGATGCAAAAATTGAGAATTTAAAAATCGGGATGACTTTCGGAGTGAAGCTTAAACTTTCTGCTGATACACAAAGCATGATGATTCCGAAAGGAAATTTTTATAAAGACACCAATGGGAAATGGATTTTCGTTCTGAAAAATAATAAAGCAGAAAAACGAGATATCAGTTTGGGAAGAGAAAACCCAATGTATTACGAAGTTGTTTCAGGATTGAAAGCGGGGGAAACCGTTATTACTTCAGATTATTCTGAATTGAAGAAATATGAAATATTAGATATAAAAAAATAA
- a CDS encoding DUF4932 domain-containing protein: MIWIKKLWTLIVLLVSILNFSQEKLTPKVDERVEIVSTVFRLAGAQEYSQDYNKKYVADINTYFDAYKNSGIVEFIKQNRNKNGLGRDAVMSMALHLSFKNGKFSQIKEKVNLLDRRWEKVDKKQFVLLLNQFYKTTNFQQFFDNHSANYKKAEDEYQTTILSDFNQGWYSKFYGKKANEDYNIILGYGNGGGNYGIKTHPENQKETVNAVVGMSSFDKDGNAKFDKNEFQPLLIHEFNHSFINYILEMGDNKSKLENSAKIIYELVKEDMESQAYTNWEIMINESLVRASVIRYMIDNKYSQKEINEEISIQEKRKFLWIKDLVELLGKYDNNREQYPTLESFYPEIISFYDQLAPKFKTFMNDYEKNQPKVLSISPDIWNKNDVDPSIKEIIVNFDREMAEGSSINLGSTGKEHFPLIKNEGFVNNHKGIKLLTDMKPNTEYEFVLTDNKFKSKEGYPLKETVIKFKTK, translated from the coding sequence ATGATTTGGATTAAAAAACTTTGGACGTTAATTGTTCTTTTGGTTTCAATTTTAAACTTTTCACAAGAAAAGCTAACTCCTAAAGTAGATGAAAGAGTAGAGATTGTAAGTACTGTTTTTCGATTGGCAGGAGCTCAAGAATATAGTCAAGATTACAATAAAAAATATGTGGCGGATATCAATACTTATTTTGATGCTTATAAAAACTCAGGAATTGTTGAGTTTATTAAGCAAAACAGAAACAAAAACGGTTTGGGAAGAGATGCAGTGATGTCGATGGCACTTCATTTATCTTTTAAAAATGGAAAATTCAGCCAGATAAAAGAAAAAGTAAATTTATTGGATAGAAGATGGGAAAAAGTAGACAAAAAGCAATTTGTTCTTTTGTTAAATCAATTTTACAAAACCACAAATTTTCAGCAGTTTTTTGATAACCATTCAGCAAATTATAAAAAAGCAGAAGACGAATATCAAACAACTATTTTGTCTGACTTTAATCAAGGTTGGTATTCTAAATTTTATGGTAAAAAAGCCAATGAAGATTACAACATTATTTTAGGCTACGGAAATGGTGGAGGAAATTATGGAATTAAAACTCATCCCGAAAACCAAAAAGAAACTGTAAATGCAGTAGTTGGAATGTCGTCTTTTGATAAGGATGGAAATGCAAAATTTGATAAAAACGAGTTTCAGCCTTTACTGATTCATGAATTTAACCATTCATTTATTAATTATATTTTGGAGATGGGCGATAACAAGTCCAAATTAGAAAATTCGGCCAAGATTATTTATGAATTGGTGAAAGAAGACATGGAATCTCAAGCTTACACCAATTGGGAAATCATGATTAATGAAAGTTTGGTAAGAGCTTCTGTCATTCGTTATATGATAGATAATAAATATTCGCAAAAAGAGATCAATGAAGAAATTTCCATTCAGGAAAAAAGAAAATTTTTATGGATAAAAGATTTAGTGGAATTGTTAGGGAAATATGATAACAACAGGGAACAATATCCCACGCTAGAAAGTTTTTATCCTGAGATTATTTCTTTCTATGATCAATTAGCTCCAAAATTTAAAACCTTTATGAATGATTATGAAAAAAATCAGCCTAAAGTACTGTCTATTTCTCCAGATATCTGGAACAAAAATGATGTAGATCCTTCGATTAAAGAGATCATCGTCAATTTTGACAGAGAAATGGCAGAAGGATCTTCTATTAACTTGGGAAGTACAGGAAAAGAGCATTTTCCTTTGATAAAAAATGAAGGTTTTGTGAATAACCATAAAGGAATAAAACTTTTGACAGATATGAAACCTAATACAGAATATGAGTTTGTACTGACTGATAATAAATTTAAGTCGAAAGAAGGTTATCCTCTAAAAGAAACTGTGATAAAATTTAAAACAAAATAA
- a CDS encoding PDDEXK nuclease domain-containing protein, with product MAKKLKNTEPPDNQIAFSNDKLFVDLSQLIEQSHQQVAMQANSTLTILFWQVGKRINDDILQNQRAEYGKQTVSTLSAQLETSYGRNFAEKNVRRMMQFAEHFSDLQIVVTLSRQLTWSHFLVLIPLKSVEAKQFYAQLAINDTLGVRELRKQIASKAFERTEIANLQSSQNENFPINTFKDPYLLDFLGLQNDHLEKDIETAILHELEKFILELGKGFAFVERQKTMIIDGEDFYLDLLFYHRSLKRLVAIELKLGKFQAKYKGQMELYLKWLNKNERQEGEETPIGLILCAESSKEQIELLEMHKDGIMVAEYWTELPPKKELERKLHLALIEAKERFERKKLL from the coding sequence ATGGCTAAAAAATTAAAAAATACAGAACCTCCCGATAATCAAATAGCATTTTCAAACGACAAACTATTTGTCGATTTATCCCAACTGATTGAGCAAAGTCACCAACAGGTTGCGATGCAAGCCAATAGTACGCTTACCATTTTGTTTTGGCAGGTTGGAAAACGTATCAATGATGATATTCTACAAAACCAACGTGCTGAATACGGAAAGCAAACTGTATCGACATTGTCGGCACAATTGGAAACTTCTTACGGAAGAAATTTTGCTGAAAAAAATGTACGAAGAATGATGCAATTTGCAGAACACTTTTCTGATTTGCAAATTGTCGTTACACTGTCACGACAATTGACCTGGTCTCATTTTTTGGTTTTAATTCCTTTAAAATCAGTCGAAGCTAAACAATTTTACGCACAATTAGCAATTAATGATACACTTGGCGTGAGAGAACTTCGCAAACAAATCGCCAGCAAAGCTTTTGAAAGAACCGAAATTGCCAATCTACAATCATCACAGAACGAAAACTTTCCAATAAACACATTCAAAGACCCCTATTTATTAGATTTTCTTGGCTTGCAAAATGATCATTTAGAAAAAGATATCGAGACAGCCATCCTTCACGAACTTGAAAAATTCATCTTAGAATTAGGGAAAGGATTTGCTTTTGTGGAGCGTCAAAAAACAATGATTATCGACGGAGAAGATTTTTATCTCGACCTATTATTTTATCATCGTTCACTCAAAAGATTGGTGGCAATCGAATTAAAATTAGGGAAATTTCAAGCCAAATATAAAGGACAAATGGAATTATATTTGAAATGGCTCAACAAAAATGAAAGACAAGAAGGCGAAGAAACACCAATCGGATTAATACTTTGTGCAGAAAGCAGTAAAGAACAAATCGAACTTTTGGAAATGCATAAAGATGGAATTATGGTTGCAGAATATTGGACGGAATTACCACCGAAAAAAGAACTGGAAAGAAAATTACATTTGGCTCTAATTGAAGCAAAAGAACGTTTCGAACGTAAAAAATTGTTATAA
- a CDS encoding sensor histidine kinase, which yields MAIQKKDFSLFPEADQNSLVENAVKLYYQSKEEHLSHSSYKLLYEEILNQLEIGLMILSKKNNEWEVFYVNPVFLEILEIPKYNYWNLYENKTPNFYRIIEDTQYENSQEFFDISINENTKQSFSLRTKKVENVKNRFCIISLESVQKIIEQKEKLAWNNLMKVISHELLNTLTPVNSLIQNLEYIANQDVIEKEDQQDMQESLMIINNKSKQLLNFVDDYRQVAELPKPVFKTISLTQIVESALNFLKPEFEKNNIKIVNSLENQMVFADQKMIERCLINLYLNAVFAVSNTNERIIKTEIKTLNKRIILSVEDSGIGIQKEIQDKIFLPFFTTRNGGSGIGLTLSKSIIEAHKGYLNYKALDQGSRFEIWFLS from the coding sequence TTGGCAATTCAAAAAAAAGATTTTTCATTATTTCCTGAAGCCGACCAAAACAGTCTGGTTGAAAATGCCGTAAAACTCTATTATCAAAGCAAAGAAGAACATCTTTCTCATTCTTCTTATAAGCTTTTGTATGAAGAAATATTGAATCAACTTGAAATAGGATTGATGATTCTCTCTAAAAAAAATAATGAATGGGAAGTTTTTTATGTGAATCCAGTTTTTCTGGAAATTCTGGAAATTCCGAAGTATAATTATTGGAATCTTTACGAAAATAAAACACCGAATTTTTATAGGATTATTGAGGATACACAATATGAAAATTCACAGGAATTCTTTGATATTTCTATTAATGAAAATACAAAACAATCATTTTCTCTCAGAACCAAAAAAGTTGAAAATGTAAAAAACCGTTTTTGTATCATCAGCTTAGAATCTGTTCAGAAAATTATTGAGCAAAAGGAAAAGTTAGCCTGGAATAATCTGATGAAAGTGATTTCTCACGAATTGCTTAATACCTTAACGCCTGTAAACAGTTTGATTCAAAATCTGGAATATATTGCGAATCAGGATGTCATTGAAAAAGAAGATCAACAGGATATGCAAGAAAGTCTGATGATTATCAATAACAAATCAAAACAATTACTGAATTTCGTAGACGATTACAGACAGGTTGCAGAACTGCCAAAACCTGTTTTCAAAACAATTTCCTTGACTCAAATTGTAGAGTCTGCGCTTAATTTTTTGAAGCCGGAATTTGAGAAGAATAATATCAAGATTGTTAATTCATTAGAGAATCAGATGGTTTTTGCAGATCAAAAAATGATTGAACGTTGTTTAATTAATCTCTATCTCAATGCAGTTTTTGCAGTTTCTAATACCAATGAAAGAATCATCAAAACAGAAATAAAAACCCTTAACAAACGAATTATTCTGAGTGTAGAAGACAGTGGAATTGGTATTCAGAAGGAAATTCAGGATAAGATTTTTCTTCCTTTTTTCACAACAAGAAACGGAGGTTCCGGAATTGGTTTAACGCTCAGCAAAAGCATCATAGAAGCGCATAAAGGCTATCTTAATTATAAAGCTCTCGATCAGGGAAGTAGGTTTGAAATTTGGTTTTTAAGCTAA